Proteins encoded in a region of the Anguilla anguilla isolate fAngAng1 chromosome 10, fAngAng1.pri, whole genome shotgun sequence genome:
- the clip1a gene encoding CAP-Gly domain-containing linker protein 1 isoform X1, translating to MSAAKPSGLKAPSKIGRPAASATKTSPPAAGPKSAPPPPAEAEDGGESFQVGERVWVNGNKPGFVQFLGETQFAPGQWAGIVLDEPIGKNDGSVAGVRYFQCEALRGIFTRPSKLSRTEGEANGTQTAPSSRAASPTPSGSASQSPAPAASPAPPATPTATAPPATTATPAAKKATPPSSLVRAGSESVSNLSETGSVKKGERELKMGDRVLVGGTKAGVVRFLGETDFAKGEWCGVELDEPLGKNDGAVAGTRYFQCQPKYGLFAPVHKVTRIGFPSTTPAKAKAAARKVVTTPSGLKRSPSASSISSMSSVASSVSGKPSRTGLLTETSSRYTRKISGTTALQEALKEKQQHIEQLLAERDLERAEVAKATSHVGEVEQELTVLREGQEQYVLEMEAKMDHLRTLVEAADKDKVELLNQLEEEKRKVEDLQFRVEEACITKGDLETQTKLEHAHIKELEQSLLFEKTKADKLQRELEDTRVATVSEKSRIMELERDLSLRAKEAADLRLRLESAAGSEVGDATSPLLEEVGALRAQLSAQAAEHQGQLTALRARLEGAEQAHAQELQRLRGAAEEAGREAEQLRARLQQAERESADAVQLWSSKLQAAAAGHQQALGALKQSVSQGAGAQAAELLELQSARQRMQAELQEATEEKEKLEEALRSRLESAEEQHLVEMEDALGKLHTAELKVKELEPLEERVAQQEAQLQGLRERAEEAQCLSAALEAVRAQHAQGNQEAQSLRAQLQAAEGRVLEQGGKAGEVAKELEARQQEVLSLQQSLAEKEQERSSLQQELSSLKEKLDGDSKEQTKAAQTMQETLDKLGKKEELCSSLTSETETLRNQLSGAERKLKAGEEKLDQLTKDKAKLESSIADMMRSSGDSSAQLTKMNDDLTQKERRLEELQAQLSEAREQAARAEESGRQGRARAEQELAESREQQRTELAALQEQLAQLEKSVEQEQARSRELQAAHGKAQEAESGRHAAQLQELRAEMAKVAEELSGARDRSRELEQLVAELQPHKEQAQSLAAELLSSEQRAEQLAAELGDLKVVSGKACEELEELRGQRGDLQTRLSDREAVLSALESAHRDLSSNSEELRSLKEQLEQEKEEQLSGNAQLEREKAELSAEKAELSRAADELRASVEKAEAENGNLRNAEAERSAKVEELRKTIAEKQEVLIRYQQEIMLQEANRKQLAQDYEKVCEEKDNIQEELKQSSEELKSQKESLEVERDAARKEKSAWDAGTSELQAKLSSLHAEKEDLCTRNSQLQAERDTLEKEKGEALAQVLSFGSDKEALQAEKKELQDQLYAAKKDLEKSVRDSDELRASKESLAKMLDESKTSRDVTDSERLHLLQEKEDLLAAQRKTCSEKEVLLKEKEELEEKLRLTSQEAAVAKEKFQQEVESAGREKAELALKLTEAEKSSGSLQKEKTALESTVQQQRSENERLEREKGDLLEKHEREISEKAAVAQERDRLAGDVQTVKEQLENSSKENSGLLEARTTLTAKLDEAKKKAEEAEVEKASLQRERADLQAQLQKKCSDAEALEKDKAALAEENQKLKDETERVRTDLGREGDALKSERDSQASQHAELKESLVRLQKDKEDLLAQKGDLSTQSESLSQAKGVLESQLETSVREQGELASAKEDLCRRVEDLQKELSALTQEKTQLLQSESSLKTELASLRGKQEVTVSEQGRMRSEMEQLKASHGELLTEKQRLLEEKAQMESEQQELSQQVSTAALAKQELAASLKEVQEAKVSVTQELEALKSQQKMSEQEKGSLVSEREGLSGRLGELGREVAALAEEKAELLSLKAQQEQGVVSLRSNLEAGKEERSRLLKEVEEARAARTEQEEANRALRAETARLEEAQRVSREGAAEASRAQGALSSALSALREERDALLRERDQQAVKATELAALHTNTLSKQLEAAQSAEQTAQALEQLTQEKSRVQALLEESRGSKQEVEQQLGALQEQSSRHQEELSRAKEKLAAETQRANSLCKEIEELKRATGEEGRSLAALQEENRKLAEELGSSRQEVSDRKKLEEEHSSLTLQLQELRKRESALKEAQEEKASLQRTLQKTSALISQRDTELEALRGEVAVLREGSSAAQTLRAAVQTLEKDKAQLQERVQTLERRAAQSPAISDAASPGDAAVDNLKDEESQLAQGQAAIEFLNSVIVDLQRKNEELKANMEKMAEAALNGNNASELDNYEGLEAPSKKKPPPRLFCDICDCFDLHDTEDCPTQAQAPDSPPHTAYHGNRADQRPYCDICEVFGHSTDSCNDDQTF from the exons ATGAGCGCAGCCAAACCCAGCGGCCTCAAAGCGCCCAGCAAGATCGGCCGACCCGCAGCGTCCGCCACCAAGACCTCCCCCCCTGCTG cAGGGCCCAAgtcggcccctccccctcccgcagAGGCCGAGGATGGGGGGGAGAGCTTCCAGGTGGGGGAGCGGGTTTGGGTGAACGGGAACAAGCCCGGCTTCGTGCAGTTCCTGGGAGAGACGCAGTTCGCCCCGGGACAGTGGGCGGGGATTGTGCTGGACGAGCCAATCGGGAAGAACGACGGCTCGGTTGCCGGGGTGCGCTACTTCCAGTGTGAGGCGCTGCGCGGGATCTTCACCCGCCCCTCCAAACTGTCCCGCACCGAGGGCGAGGCCAACGGCACCCAGACCGCGCCCTCGTCCCGAGCGGCCTCTCCCACGCCCTCCGGCTCCGCctcccagagccccgcccccgcggcgagccccgcccccccagcgacccccaccgccaccgccccacccgccaccaccgccacccccgCCGCTAAGAAGGCCACCCCGCCCTCCAGCCTGGTGCGGGCGGGCAGCGAGTCGGTCTCCAACCTGTCGGAAACAGGCTCGgtgaagaagggagagagggagctgaaGATGGGCGACCGAGTGCTG GTGGGGGGGACGAAGGCGGGCGTGGTGCGTTTCCTGGGGGAGACGGATTTTGCGAAGGGGGAGTGGTGCGGCGTGGAGCTGGACGAGCCGCTGGGGAAGAACGACGGGGCCGTGGCAGGAAccag GTATTTCCAGTGCCAGCCCAAGTACGGCCTGTTCGCCCCGGTGCACAAGGTGACCCGCATCGGCTTCCCCTCCACCACGCCCGCCAAGGCCAAGGCCGCCGCGCGCAAGGTGGTGACCACGCCCTCCGGCCTCAAGCGCAGCCCCAGCGCCTCCTCCATCAGCTCCATGAGCTCCGTGGCCTCCTCCGTCAGCGGGAAGCCCAGCCGCACCGGCCTG CTGACGGAGACGTCCTCCCGATACACGCGGAAGATCTCGGGCACCACCgccctgcaggaggcgctgaaggagaagcagcagcacaTCGAGCAGCTGCTGGCCGAGCGGGACCTGGAGCGCGCCGAGGTCGCCAAGGCAACCAGCCACGTGGGCGAGGTGGAGCAGGAGCTCACCGTACTGCGGGAGGGCCAGGagcag TATGTGTTGGAGATGGAGGCTAAGATGGACCACCTGCGCACCCTGGTGGAGGCTGCAGATAAGGACAAGGTGGAACTGCTGaaccagctggaggaggagaagag GAAAGTGGAAGACCTTCAGTTCCGCGTGGAGGAAGCTTGCATTACCAAAGGTGACCTGGAG ACGCAGACCAAACTGGAGCACGCCCACATTAAGGAACTCGAACAGAGCCTGCTCTTTGAAAAGACCAAAGCTGACAAACTCCAGCGCGAGTTAGAAGACACTAGG GTAGCCACGGTTTCGGAGAAGTCTCGCATCATGGAGCTGGAGCGGGACCTGTCGCTGCGGGCCAAGGAGGCGGCCGACCTGCGGCTGCGTCTGGAGTCCGCGGCGGGGTCGGAGGTCGGGGACGCCACGTCCCcgctgctggaggaggtgggggccCTGCGGGCGCAGCTGTCCGCCCAGGCCGCCGAGCACCAGGGTCAGCTGACCGCGCTGCGCGCACgcctggagggggcggagcaagCGCACGCCCAGGAGCTGCAGCGCCTGCGGGGCGCGGCCGAGGAGGCGGGGCGCGAGGCGGAGCAGCTGAGGGCCCGGCTGCAGCAGGCCGAGCGGGAGAGCGCCGACGCCGTCCAGCTCTGGAGCTCCAAGCtgcaggccgccgccgccggccacCAGCAGGCCCTGGGGGCCCTGAAGCAGTCCGTCagccagggggcgggggcgcagGCCGCCGAGCTGCTGGAGCTCCAGAGCGCCCGCCAGAGGATGCAGGCGGAGCTGCAGGAGGCCacggaggagaaggagaagctggaggaggcgcTGCGCTCCCGTCTGGAGAGCGCGGAGGAGCAGCACCTGGTGGAGATGGAGGACGCGCTGGGCAAGCTCCACACCGCGGAGCTGAAGGTAAAGGAGCTGGAGCCGCTGGAGGAGAGGGTGGCGCAGCAGGAGGCGCAGCTGCAGGGCCTGAGGGAGCGGGCCGAGGAGGCGCAGTGCCTGAGCGCCGCCCTGGAGGCCGTCCGAGCACAGCACGCCCAAGGTAACCAGGAGGCCCAGAGCCTGAGGGCCCAGCTGCAGGCCGCAGAGGGGAGGGTCCTGGAGCAGGGCGGCAAG GCTGGTGAGGTGGCCAAAGAGCTGGAGGCGCGACAGCAGGAGGTGCTCtccctgcagcagagcctggcagagaaggagcaggagaggagctCCCTGCAACAGGAGCTCAGCAGTCTG aaggaAAAACTGGATGGAGACTCAAAGGAACAGACAAAAGCTGCACAAACTATGCAAG AAACTCTGGATAAACTGGGTAAAAAAGAAGAGCTGTGTTCATCCCTCACCTCTGAAACAGAGACTCTGAGAAACCAGCTCTCTG GAGCCGAGAGGAAGCTGAAGGCGGGGGAGGAGAAGCTGGACCAGCTGACCAAGGACAAGGCCAAGCTGGAGAGCAGCATCGCCGACATGATGAGGTCCTCCGGCGATAGCTCCGCCCAGCTCACCAAGATGAACGATGACCTCACGCAGAAAGAGAG gaggctggaggagctgcaggcccAGCTGTCGGAGGCCAGGGAGCAGGCGGCGCGCGCGGAGGAGAGCGGCAGGCAGGGCCGCGCCCGGGCGGAGCAGGAGCTGGCGGAGAGCAGGGAGCAGCAGCGCACCGAGCTCGCCgccctgcaggagcagctggcACAGCTG GAGAAGAgcgtggagcaggagcaggccCGGAGCAGGGAGCTGCAGGCGGCCCACGGGAAGGCCCAGGAGGCGGAGTCAGGGCGGCACGCGGCCCAGCTGCAGGAGCTCCGCGCGGAGATGGCGAAGGTGGCAGAGGAGCTGAGCGGCGCGCGCGACAGGAGCagggagctggagcagctggtgGCGGAGCTGCAGCCTCACAAAGAGCAGGCCCAG TCTCTCGCTGCTGAGCTACTCTCCTCCGAGCAGCGGGCCGAGCAGCTGGCCGCAGAGCTGGGGGATCTGAAAGTGGTGTCAGGGAAAGCCTGCGAGGAGCTTGAGGAGCTCAGGGGTCAGAGGGGCGACCTTCAGACGCGGCTCTCTGACCGCGAGGCCGTGCTCTCCGCCCTGGAGTCCGCTCACCGGGACCTCTCCTCGAACAGCGAGGAGCTGCGCTCGCTGAAGGAGCAGCTcgagcaggagaaggaggagcagcTCTCCGGGAACGCGCAGCTGGAGCGAGAGAAGGCCGAGCTGTCGGCGGAGAAGGCCGAACTCTCCCGGGCTGCGGACGAGCTGCGGGCCAGCGTGGAGAAGGCGGAAGCGGAAAACGGGAACCTCCGGAACGCCGAAGCGGAACGCTCGGCCAAGGTGGAGGAGCTCCGGAAGACCATCGCggagaaacaggaagtcctCATCAGGTACCAGCAGGAGATCATGCTGCAGGAGGCCAACAGGAAGCAGCTGGCTCAGGACTATGAGAAGGTGTGCGAGGAGAAGGACAACATCCAGGAAGAGCTCAAACAGAGCAGCGAGGAGCTGAAGTCTCAGAAGGAGAGCCTTGAGGTGGAGAGAGACGCTGCGAGGAAAGAGAAGAGCGCCTGGGATGCCGGGACCTCGGAGCTGCAGGCCAAACTGTCCTCTTTGCACGCAGAGAAGGAAGATCTCTGCACCAGGAACAGCCAGCTGCAGGCAGAGAGGGACACCCTGGAGAAGGAAAAGGGGGAGGCGCTCGCTCAAGTTCTGTCATTTGGTTCTGACAAGGAGGCCCTTCAGGCGGAGAAAAAGGAGCTTCAGGACCAGCTGTACGCCGCGAAGAAGGACCTGGAGAAGTCCGTCCGCGACAGCGATGAGCTGCGGGCCTCCAAAGAAAGCTTAGCCAAAATGCTCGATGAAAGCAAAACCAGCCGAGACGTCACTGACTCAGAGAGACTCCACCTGCTGCAGGAGAAGGAAGACCTGCTGGCTGCCCAGCGGAAGACCTGCTCAGAGAAAGAGGTCCTTCTGAAGGAAAAGGAGGAGTTGGAGGAGAAGCTCCGTCTTACCAGTCAAGAGGCAGCTGTTGCCAAGGAGAAGTTTCAGCAGGAAGTGGAGTCTGCAGGCCGAGAGAAGGCCGAGCTGGCTCTGAAGCTCACCGAAGCAGAGAAGAGCTCCGGTTCCCTGCAGAAAGAGAAGACGGCCCTGGAATCCACCGTTCAGCAGCAGAGGTCGGAGAACGAGCGTCTGGAGCGGGAGAAGGGAGATCTGCTGGAGAAGCACGAGAGGGAGATCTCGGAGAAGGCCGCTGTAGCGCAGGAGAGGGACCGGTTGGCAGGAGACGTCCAAACCGTGAAGGAACAGCTGGAGAACTCGAGCAAGGAGAACTCCGGCCTGCTGGAGGCTAGGACAACTCTGACAGCGAAGCTGGATGAGGCGAAGAAGAAGGCTGAGGAAGCTGAAGTCGAAAAGGCCTCCCTCCAGCGAGAGAGAGCGGACCTCCAGGCCCAGCTTCAGAAAAAGTGCTCTGATGCCGAAGCGCTCGAGAAGGACAAAGCGGCACTCGCGGAGGAAAACCAGAAACTGAAGGACGAaactgagcgcgtgcggacAGACCTGGGGCGGGAGGGGGACGCCCTAAAGTCAGAGCGGGACTCCCAggcttcccagcatgccgagcTGAAGGAGTCCCTGGTGCGGCTGCAGAAGGACAAAGAGGACCTTCTGGCCCAGAAGGGAGACCTCTCCACCCAGAGCGAGTCTCTCTCCCAGGCCAAAGGGGTTCTGGAGTCCCAGCTGGAGACCAGCGTCCGAGAGCAAGGTGAGCTGGCCTCCGCGAAGGAGGACCTGTGCAGAAGGGTAGAGGACCTCCAGAAAGAGCTGTCCGCTCTGACCCAGGAGAAAACCCAGCTCCTCCAGTCTGAGTCGAGCCTGAAGACGGAGTTGGCCTCCCTCCGTGGCAAACAGGAGGTGACGGTCTCCGAGCAGGGCAGGATGCGGAGCGAGATGGAGCAGCTGAAGGCCTCTCATGGAGAGCTGCTCACCGAGAAGCAGCGTCTGTTGGAGGAGAAGGCCCAGATGGagtctgaacagcaggaactGAGTCAGCAGGTCTCTACGGCGGCCCTGGCCAAACAGGAACTCGCCGCCAGTCTGAAGGAAGTACAAGAGGCGAAAGTCTCCGTGACCCAAGAGCTGGAGGCCCTGAAGTCCCAGCAGAAAATGAGCGAGCAGGAAAAGGGGAGCCTGGTTTCAGAGCGGGAAGGCCTTAGTGGGAGACTGGGAGAGCTGGGCAGGGAGGTCGCTGCTTTAGCTGAAGAGAAAGCCGAACTTCTGTCCCTCAAGGCCCAACAGGAGCAGGGGGTCGTGTCCCTCCGCAGCAACCTGGAGGCGGGCAAAGAGGAGCGTTCCCGGCTCctgaaggaggtggaggaggcgcGGGCTGCCCGCacggagcaggaggaggcgAACCGAGCGCTCCGCGCCGAAACGGCCCGGCTGGAGGAGGCGCAGCGAGTCTCCCGCGAGGGAGCCGCCGAGGCCTCCCGCgcacagggggcgctgtcctCCGCCCTGAGCGCCCTGCGGGAGGAGAGAGACGCCCTGCTCAGGGAGAGGGACCAGCAGGCTGTGAAAGCCACCGAGCTGGCGGCCCTTCACACAAACACTTTATCCAAACAGCTTGAG GCTGCGCAGTCGGCAGAACAGACCGCTCAGGCCCTGGAGCAGCTGACGCAGGAGAAGAGCCGGGTGCAggccctgctggaggagagcagaggctccaaacaggaagtggagcagcag CTGGGGGCCTTGCAGGAGCAGAGCTCCAGGCACCAGGAGGAGCTGAGCCGGGCCAAAGAGAAGCTCGCTGCAGAGACCCAACGAGCGAACAGCTTGTGCAAAGAGAT aGAGGAGCTGAAGCGGGCCACGGGGGAGGAGGGCCGGAGCCTGGCAGCGctgcaggaggagaacaggAAGCTGGCCGAGGAGCTGGGCAGcagcagacaggaagtcagcGACCGCAAGAAG CTGGAGGAAGAGCACTCGTCCCTGACcctccagctgcaggagctgagaAAGAG